Within the Maridesulfovibrio zosterae DSM 11974 genome, the region AGAACCTCTTTAGTGACTCCGCATTCGACAATCTTCCCCCGATGCATGATAGCCACCCGGTCAGCTATATGCGATGCAAGAGAAATATTGTGAGTAACCAAAAGGATTGATGCCCTGCACTCTTCACGTAAAATACGAAATTCCTCTATCACCTGCCTCTGGGTCATAACGTCCAGAGCACTGGTAGGTTCATCAGCAAGGATAAGGGTTGGCTCCATTACCATAGCCATAGCCAAAGCTACACGCTGACACATCCCCCCTGAAAGTTCAAAAGGGCAGCAATCCAGCACTCGATCAGCATCGCCCAGCCCAATTTTTATGAAAGCGGTTCGTATTGCAGCGATAGATTTTTCAGTATCAAACCTTTTATGGCTGCGCATGGTATCCAGAAACTGACTGCGTATCTTCCGTATGGGATTCATGGAAGTAGCAGGATTCTGAAATACTGTGCACAACTTATCACCCAGTAATTTTCTGCGTTCTTCAGCGGATAGCTCAGTCAAATTCTGCCCGTTGAACTCTATCCCCCCGCTGGAAGTCCGTACTCTATTGGAAGGAAGTCCCATTATAGTCTTTAAAACAGTAGACTTACCAGAACCGGATTCACCCACCAACGCAAAAATCTCTCCCGCACCAACATCAAAGGAGATGTTTCGTATGACATCATCCCCATTATATCCAGCACTGAGTTCCTGAAGCTTCAACACGGTACTGTTCATACACGGTCCTCGCCAAGATCTTTAACGTCTATAAGGTCACGCAAAGCGTCACCTAGATAGTTAAATACCATCACAGTTATAACAAGAGCCGCAGCCGGATACATGACCGTCCATGGGGCTGTACGTAACATCCCCCTAGACTCGCTGATCATACTGCCCCACTCTGCCTGAGGAAGCTGAACACCTAGTCCGAGAAAGGAAAGTCCTGCAAAGCCCAGCATGACTGTACCAATCTGGGAAGTTGCAAAAGTGAGAAGTGAATTGAAAATATTTGGCAAAATATATTTTGTCATAATCACGCTGTCACTACAGCCTGAAATTCTGGCGGCCTGAATGAATTCCTCATTTTTCAGCGAAATGACTCTGCTGCGTGCTAAGCGGGCATATGGTGTCCAACTGGCAAATCCCATGGCCAGCATGGCATTCCCCATTCCTCCTCCAAGGAT harbors:
- a CDS encoding ABC transporter permease, with translation MKNIHKDFWLRMFLIIALFLIVGSLFAKHFAPNDPYATHILRMRQAPGMDFPMGTDAMGRCVLSRLLYGARTSVFSALSLVFITAAFGAFVGILCGYYSGAADRIVMRFIDGIMAFPQMVLAISVAGILGGGMGNAMLAMGFASWTPYARLARSRVISLKNEEFIQAARISGCSDSVIMTKYILPNIFNSLLTFATSQIGTVMLGFAGLSFLGLGVQLPQAEWGSMISESRGMLRTAPWTVMYPAAALVITVMVFNYLGDALRDLIDVKDLGEDRV